DNA sequence from the Rhodospirillales bacterium genome:
AGAATCAAGCCGACGCCCCCGGCGGCGGCGTGCACCAGCACGGTTTTGCCTTTCTTGGCGGGGTAGGTCTGTTTGATCAGGTAACGCGCGGTCATGCCCTTCAGCATCATCGCCGCCGCGGTGCGGTCCGAAATGCCGGCGGGGATTTTCACCACCCGATCGGCGGGCATCAGGCGCTCTTCCGCATACGATCCGACCGGCGGGCTCGCGTAGGCGACGCGATCGCCCTTCTTGAATTCCTTCACGCCCTTGCCGACGGCGGTGACCACGCCCGCCCCTTCCGAACCGACGCCGGACGGCAGCGGCAGCGGGTAGACGCCGCTCCGGTGATAGGTGTCGAGGTAGTTGAGGCCGATCGCCGTGTGGCGGATGCGGATTTGGCCGGGGCCGGGTTCGCCCACCTCGACGTCCTCCCACTTCAGGACTTCGGGTCCGCCGGTCTGGTGGAAGCGGATGGCTTTGGTCATGGACGTTTTCTCCCTGGAGGTTCGTTTACGCGGTTGACGGGATCATTGCGCTGGCAAACCTTCCTGGGCAAGCAGGAAACGCTTGGTCGCCACGCCGCCCGCGCCGGAATAGCCGCCGAGACCGCCATTGGCGCCCAACACCCGGTGGCACGGGATCAAAATCGGGATCGGGTTGGCCCCGCAGGCACCGCCGACGGCGCGGGGCGCGGAGCCCAATTTTTTGGCGATCGCGCCGTACGTTTCGACCTTGCCGTACGGAATAGCGGCAAGCCGCGCCCAGACCTTCCGCTGAAAAGGCGTGCCGGCGGGCCTGAACCGCAGATCGAATTTTTTGCGCCTTCCGTCGAAATATTCCTGCAGTTGCCGCGCCGCGCGCTCGAGCAAGACCGAAGGCTTGATATCCGGCTTACCAGCGCGCCCCGGTAGGGGCGCATTATGTGACGCGCGCGTCATGCCGATAGGCATGCCTTCGCATGACGATTCGCCCGCGCGCCCCGGTAGGGGCGCATTATGTGATGCGCGCGGGGATTCGCCCGCGCGCCCGAACTCCAGCGCGACGATGGCGCCCTTCTCCTCGAAGATCGTCAGGTCGCCAACGGGCGAGGACACGACGAGATAACCCATGTCCGGAAATTTATCCGGGCAAGAACCAGAAGGCCACGATCGAAACCAGGGTCGGCGGCAGCGCGGCGACGAGCAGGCCGAGCGGGCTGATCGCCTCTTCGTCGAAGTTGCCCTTGAGGATGGCGAACCCGGCCGGATTGGGCGCGTTGGCGATGACGGTCAAGCCGCCGCCGGCGACCGCGCCGGCGACGAGGGCGTATTTGAAGGCGTCGTCGACCCCTTCGACCAGCGAGCCGAGATAGGTCAGCGCGGCGTTGTCGGTGATCGCGGTCAGCGACAACGCGCCGAAAAACAAAACATCCGGCGGCATGTCCACGAGCAGCGGTTGCAGCCACCAGCGTTGCTGTCCGCCGAGAGTCACCAGCCCGGCGAGGAAGAACCCGACCATCAATCCTTCGCGCAGGATCAGCGGGCTTTGAAAGCGCGGATAAGCCTGGGTGAAGCCGAGGAAGAACAGGAATGTGGCGACAAACACCACCGGATGATGGGCGGCGACGACCACGCACGCGAGAAACACGAGATGAATGGCGACGACCGTCGCCGGGATACGGTCGGTCGACGACCCTTCGTCGTTCCCCGGCAAGCGACGCAGCGCGCCGCGCAACAGGTAGCTCGCCGCGGCGGCGTTAACGAACACGGCAATGACCGCCTTCCAGCCGAAATTTTGCAACATGAACGCGAAATCCCAGCCCCAGGTTCCGGCGACCATCAGGACCGGGGGCGCGGCATAGGGCGTCAGCACCCCGCCGATGGAGATGTTGACGAACAAAACGCCCAGGGTCGCGTACTTGAATGGCGACGGCGCGTCCTTGGCGAAATAGCGGTCGCGCAGCAAAAACGCCGTCAGGGTCATCGCCGCCGGCTCGGTGATGAAGGAGCCGAGCAACGGGCCGATCGACAGGGCGACGAAATAAAACGCCGTTACCCGCGACAGCGGCAACAGCCGCGCGACGAAACGCAACACCGCGCCGGAAAACGCAAGAACCGGGCGGCTGGCGGCGATCACCATGACGACGAAAACGAAAGCCGGCTCGGTGAAATTGAGGCCGTTCAAATATTCGACCGCGCGGGCGGGCGACACGTGAATCGCCATGAACACCAGCAACACCATCGCCCAGAAACCGAAAACGGCCTCGACCTCGCCGAGCAAATGCCAGAGCCCGGCATGGGCGCGGTTGACGTGGGCGAGATGCTCGAAATACTTGGTCGAGAAGGTGTGCAGGACGGCGAGCGCGAACAGAATCGCGGCGGCGATTTCGACCGGTGATGACGACGCGAACGAAGGCATGGGGACAAATCTAACCCGCAACCGGGCGGAATAGCTACCCGCGTCCGTCGTTTTCAGGCCGGTGATTTGATCCGAATCAAGGCCCGATAGCTCTTATGGACGTAGGGTGTATTTGCGATTTCAGGTCTCGCTCAGGAAAAGTCCTATGTACAAAAACATCCTACTTCCGACGGACGGCTCCGAATTGTCGAACAGGGCGGTTCGGAACGGCATCAAGCTCGCGAAGGCGCTCAAAGCGCGCGTGATCGGCATGACCAATACGCCCGTCTGGCACGATATTTACGCGGGCGCCGGCGCGCGAATGATGTCGGTCGACGATTACGAGCGGGAAACGAAAGCGACCGCCGGCAAGGCGCTTGCGACCATCAAGCGCCTCGCGGACAAGGAACGCGTGCGCTGCACGACCGTGCACGCCCGTCAACCCGACGCCTGGGAGGCGATCATCCGAACCGCGCGCGGCAAGGGCTGCGATCTCATCGTCATGGCGTCGCACGGACGCAGCGGCATGAAGGCCTTCGTTCTCGGCAGCGAAACCAACAAGGTCCTGGCGCACACCAAGATCCCGGTCCTGGTCCACCGCTGACGGCGCCGGCCGGGATTTAGCGGACAAGAACTTGGCTTAAGGCGCCCGGATCGGTGACCGGCAACCCGCAGGCTTTTCCGACGCAGACGTAGGCCGCCGCTTGACCCTCCACCGGGCCCTTGCCGTGGGCTGGGTGCGAAGGGGCCAACGCGCGCCCGTCGGTAACGCGCTGGACGATTTTCGCCGAAACCGGCAGCGCGAACGCCGCGCGCAGCAGTGCGTCGGCCCCCTTCCCCTCGCCCGCGATCACGATCTGCGTCGGACGTTCGAGATACTCGAACGCGCAAGCGAGCCCCGGCGCGTTGATCAACATCTCGACCCGCTTCGGCGCGAGCGCGCGGAACAGCTCTTCCGCGCGTGCGCGGTAAGCATCCTTGCCGGTCAGGTGATAAAGGCGCGCCAGGGCCTCGGCCATCGCTCCGTTGCCCGAGGGCGTGGCATTGTCGAACAGCGGCTTCGAGCGCTGGATGACGTCGACGACATCGTCCGCCGACAGGAAATAACCGCCCTCGCCCGCGTCCCAATAACGCGCGTCGGCGAGCGCGACGTATCGTTCCGCCGCGTCGCGATAGCCCATTTCCCCCGTCGCTTCGTGAAGTGCGAGCGCGCCGCGCGCCATCTGCGCGAGATCGTCGAGGGTGGCGGGATGACGGGCGCTGCCCTCGCGCCACGAATGGCGGGGGCGCGCGGGCGAATCCCCGCGCGCGATATCAAATACTGCGCCCCTATCGGGGCGCCCGTCCGGCCCGGCGAGTTCCGTGGCGACGAAGGCGAATATGCTTTTCGCCGCCGCGATCCACGAATCCTCGCCGAAGATCGCGCCGGCGCTCGCCAGGGCGGCGACGGCGAGCCCGTTCCAATCGGCCAGCACCTTGTCGTCGCATCCGGGCGGAGTTCGCCTGTTGCGCACCGCGAGCAATCGCGCGCGCGCGTCGGCGAGGCGTTTTTCGTCCGCATCGGAAAGAAACTCGGCCTTCGGATCGCGCCGGAGGATGTTATGGCCTTCCCAGTTGCCGTCCCGGCTCACGTCGTAGACGCCCTTGAAGAACGCGGAATCGGGCCCGAGGACGGAATCGACCTCGGCTTCGGACCAGACGTAGAATTTTCCCTCTTCTCCTTCGCTGTCGGCGTCGAAGGCGGAGGCCAGGCCGAAGGCGCCGTCTTTTTCCCCGGTTTTCATGTCGGCGAGCAGCCAGGCGACGGTTTCCCGCGCGCGGGCGGCATAGAGCGGGCTTTTCGTTTCCGACCAAGCTTCCGCCAGCAGCTCGACGAACATGGCGTTGTCGTAGAGCATCTTCTCGAAATGCGGCGCCAGCCACATTTCGTCGGTCGAATAGCGCGCGATCCCGCCGCCCAGGTGATCGTAGATGCCGCCCTGGCAAATCTGGTCGAGGGTCGTGCGCACCGCGTGCTTGAGCGGCGCGTAACCGGCGCGCAAATGCGCGCGCCACAGGAAACGAAATAAAGGCGCCTGCGGAAACTTGGGCGCGCCGCTGGTTCCGCCTCGTTCCATGTCCACCAGGCGGAGCGCGAGCGAGGCGGCGCGGTCGAGAGCCTCGACGGAAAGCGCACCCCCGCCTCCGCCGCCGGGCCGCGCCAGTTCACCCAAGGCCTCCTTGAGAGCGGCGGCATTGTGGCCGATCTTGTCGGGTTCCTCGCGCCAGATGCGGGCCATCGCCTTCAGCACGTCGGGAAATCCGGGCCGGCCCCAGCGCGATTCGGGCGGGAAATAGGTTCCGCCCCAGAACGGTTCGCCCGCGGGCGTGAGAAACATGGTCAGCGGCCAGCCGCCGTGCTCGCCCATGGCGTGCAACGCGGCCTGGTAGACCGTGTCCAGGTCGGGGCGTTCCTCGCGGTCGACCTTGATGTTGACGAAATGCGCATTCATCAAGTCGGCGATGGCGTCGTTTTCGAAGCTTTCGTGCGCCATCACGTGGCACCAATGGCAGGCGGCGTAGCCGACCGACAGCAGGATCGGCTTATTCGCGGCCCTGGCCTCGGCCAAGGCCGCCTCGCCCCAGGGCCGCCAATGGACCGGGTTGTCCTTGTGCTGGAGAAGATAAGGGCTGGTTTCGGACGCCAGGGCGTTCTTGCTCATGCTCGTTGCCTAAGTTGGATTGCTCCCCTACTTTTGGCCTTGCGGCGGCCGGTTGCAACCGCCGCAAAACCGTTTTTTGGGAATGGGGACAGCCATGAAAGTCCACATCGATATTGATTGTACTCCCGAGGAAGCGCGGACCTTTTTCGGCTTGCCCGATGTGACCGCGGCCCAGGAGGAACTCGTCGCCGAAGCGACCAAGCGCATGAAAGCCAACATGGCGGCGATGGACATGGAAACCTTGATGAAAACCTGGATGCCCATGGGGCTTCAGGGGATCGAAAAAATTCAGCGTTCGTTCTTCGAGCAGATGTCGAAGGCGATGAGCGCCGGCCGCGAGAGCAAATAGTCGCGATTGCGAAAGCCGGCGCGCCGTGCCCCATTTTCGCTGCCACGTTTTCTGCTGCACCAACCAGCGCCCGGCGGGGGATGCGCGCGGAAGCTGCGCCGACAAGGGCGCGACCCAACTTCGCAATTACATGAAGGCGCGGGCGAAGGCGCTGGGGCTCAAGGGCGTGCGGATCAATACGGCTGGCTGCCTCGATCGCTGCGAGCACGGACCGTCGGTGGTGATCTATCCCGAAGGCACTTGGTACACGGTGCGCAGCGAAGCGGACGCGGATGAAATCCTCGCCGCCCATTTGCGCGACGGCCGGCCCGTCGCGCGGCTTTTGATGCCGGAAGAGACGAAGTAGTATTATTAAACTAATATACATATCTTATTATGATAATATATATTTAATTTTATATAGTTATGGGAATTAACGCAAACTCTGACGCGACAATTTATGCCCTTTCCTCCGGTCCGGGGCGGGCGGGAATCGCGGTGTTTCGCCTGTCCGGACCTGCCGCGGGCGCGGCGTTGGTCAAGCTAATCGGCGCCTTGCCGGCGCCGCGCCGGGCCATGGTGCGCGCTCTTCGCGATCCGGCCACGGGCGAAACTCTCGATCGCGGATTGGTTCTCTGGTTGCCGCAACCGGCGAGCTTCACCGGCGAGGACATGGCCGAGGTGCACGCGCACGGCGGACGCGCGAGCGTTGCCGCGATTCTCCGCGCGTTCGCCGCGCTCGGTTCCGGACTGAATTTGCGCATGGCCGAACCCGGCGAATTCACCCGCCGCGCGTTCCAAAACGGCAAGCTCGATCTGACCGCCGCCGAAGGGCTTGCCGACCTGGTCGCGGCCGAGACGGAAACCCAGCGCCGGCAGGCTTTTCGCCAGATGGAAGGGGCGCTCGGCGCGCTCTACGGAAGCTGGCGGGACGCGATCGTGCGCGCGTCGGCGCTGATGGAATCCGAGATCGACTTTTCCGACCAGGATTTGCCCACGGGCCTCGTGGGCCGGGCGCGCGCGGAAATCGAATCGCTGCTCGAATCGATCCGAACGCACCTTGCGGATTCGCATCGCGGCGAGCGGGTGCGCGAAGGCATTCGCGTCGCCATCGTCGGCCCGCCCAACGTCGGCAAATCGACGCTGCTCAACGCGCTCGCGCGGCGCGAAGCGGCGATCGTCTCCGACATTCCCGGCACCACCCGCGACGTGATCGAAGTGCCGCTCGACATCGCGGGCTTCAAGGTTGTGCTCGCGGACACCGCCGGCGTGCGCGAGTCGGTGGAGCTGATCGAGCGCGAAGGCGTGCGCCGCGCGCTTGCCGAAGCGCGCTCGGCCGATATCGCGATCCTCGTCTGCGATCCCGAAACCACCGACGAGATCGAGACGATTCTGGAATCCACATCAAAAGAGTCGTCACAACTAATTGTAATTACTAATAAATATGACTTGAACCCAGGCCGAAACCCGCGCATTTCCGGCCTGCCGGTGTCGGCGAAAACCGGGGCGGGATTAGACGAGCTTGTTCAAGCGATTCGGAGCCGAATCGAAACCGTTTTCGGAAGCGCCGAAGATCACGGCCCAGCGCTTACCCGCGCTCGCCATCGGGAGTTGTTGGAGGCGTGCGCGGGGAACCTCGCCCGCGCCCTCAAAGCCGAAAGCCCCGAACTGATCGCCGAGGATCTCCGGCTCGCCGCGCGCGCGCTCGGCGCGATCACCGGACACATCGACGTGGAAAAAATACTCGATTCGATCTTTCGCGATTTCTGTATCGGCAAGTGATTCGATTTCTGATCTGCATCTTCCAACCGCAGGAGAACAAAACGGAATCTGTTTCACGTGAAACAGCGAATTTTTACGTTTCATAAACCAAAAAATTTTTCGCCGGTTTGACTCGGATTCTCCGCGCCCATAGATTGCCGGCCATGTCGGAAACGGCGATGACTTTCGACGTGGTGGTGATCGGCGGCGGCCACGCCGGCTGCGAGGCGGCCGCGGCCGCTGCGCGGCTCGGCGCGCGCACGGCGCTCGTCACCCACCGCGCCGACCGGATCGGGGAGATGTCCTGCAACCCGGCGATCGGCGGTCTGGCCAAGGGCCAGCTGGTGCGCGAGGTTGACGCCCTCGACGGCCTCATGGGCCGGGCCATCGACCGGGCCGGAATTCAATTCCGGATGTTGAACCGCAGCAAGGGACCGGCGGTCTGGGGGCCTCGTGCCCAGGCGGACAGGGCCCTCTACCGTAAAGCGATGCAGGAGCTTATCGGCAAAACCGAAAACCTGACGGTGGTCGAGCGCCCGGCCGAAGACCTGGTCCTCGAGGAAGGGCGCCTCGCGGGCGTCAGGGTCGCCGGCGGCGGCCTGGTCCGCGCCGGGGTCGTGGTTCTCACCACTGGCACGTTTCTGCGCGGCCTGATCCATATCGGGCGACGGACGATCCCCGCCGGTCGGGCCGGGGATAAGCGTGAAGTGGCGCTTGCCTATACCTTGAAAAGGCTCGGATTCGCGTTGGGGCGACTCAAGACCGGAACGCCTCCCAGGATAGACGGCCGGACCATCCGCTTCGAGGCGCTCCAGGTTCAGCATGGGGACGACCCGCCCGAGCCGTTTTCCTTCATGTCGCGGAAAATCGACGTTCCGCAGATCCCCTGTCATATAACCACCACAGGTCCGGAAACCCACGCCATCATTCGGAAAAATATCGATCTTTCGCCAATGTATTCGGGCCAGATACGGAGCATCGGCCCCCGCTACTGCCCGTCCATCGAAGACAAGATCGTGCGCTTTGCTGACAAGGAAAAACACCAAATTTTCATTGAGCCAGAAGGGCTTGACGACCACACGGTCTACCCGAACGGGATTTCGACTTCCCTCCCGGAGGACGTCCAAAGGGGTTTTCTCAAGACCATTCGAGGCCTTGAGGAAGCCCGCATAATCCGCCCGGGCTATGCCATAGAATACGACTTCGTCGACCCACGGGAGCTTCGCCGGACCTTGGAGACGCAGAAAGTCGCTGGGCTATTTCTGGCCGGCCAGATCAACGGGACCACCGGGTATGAAGAGGCTGCGGCACAAGGGATCATAGCCGGGATAAACGCCGCCCTGGCGGCGGGCCGCCGAGGGTCGGATTCGTGCACGGAAGAGCCAAATTTTGTCCTCGATCGGGCCGACGGCTACGTCGGGGTCATGATCGATGACCTGACCACCCAGGGGACGGTGGAGCCGTATCGGATGTTCACCTCTCGGGCGGAATACCGCATTTCCCTGCGGGCGGACAACGCCGACCAAAGGCTAACCCCGAAGGGGATCGCAGTTGGTGTGGTCGGCCCAGATCGGGCCAGTGCCTTCCGCGCCAAGGCCGAAAGGCTGGAAAAGGCGAGAAGACTGCTGGATACCATGACCGCCACCCCGAGCGAGTTAAAAGCCAAGGGTATAAACGCGAATATGGACGGCGCCAGAAGGTCCGCCCGCGAATTGCTGCGCTATCCTGGAATAGATCTTATAGTGCTTTCCCGCTTGTGGCCGGAGATCGGCGGCATTGATCCGGAAACCACCGGACAGGTGGAAACCGACGCCCGCTATTCGGGATACCTTGACCGGCAGGAGGCGGATATCCGCGCTTTCCGCCGGGATGAAACCATCCGCCTGCCGGTATCCTTGGACTACCGCGCGATCCCTGGGCTTTCCAACGAGGCGCGGGCGAAGCTAGCGGCGGTACAGCCCGAAACCCTAGGCCAGGCGGCCCGCATCCCCGGGGTGACCCCGTCCGCCCTGACTACCCTGTTGGCCTACGTCAAACGCAAGCCGGACAAGCTTTCAGCCTGAGCCCCGTTTCACGTGAAACAATCGCGCGAAAACCACGGGGCAAAGACGGCGCCCATGACGGCGAAAGAATTCGCCCGCGCAACGGGAATTCCGGCGAAAGAGCTTGGGCGCCTCGCGCAATTCGTCGAACTGCTCGGCAAATGGCAGAAAAAAATAAATCTCGTCGGCCGGGAAACCCTGAAGGACGTTTGGCGCCGGCATGTGTTGGATTCGGCGCAAATCGCACCGCACATCTCTAAGCTCGATGGAAAAATCGCCGATATCGGAAGCGGCGCCGGCTTTCCGGGAATGATTTTGGCGATCATTACGAACAAACACATTCACCTGATTGAAAGCGATGCGCGCAAGTGCGTGTTTCTTTCAGAAGCAGCGCGCGTAACGGAAGCGCAGGTAACCATAATCAATCGGCGAGTCGAATCCGTAACGGATATGAAATTCGACGTCGTAATCGCCCGTGCGGTAGCGCCCTTGAACGAACTTATCGCCCTCGCCAGACCGATTTTGGAACCGGGCGGATGCTGTTTTTTCTTTAAAGGTCAACGATTTAACGACGAATTGACGGAAGCGTTAAAACATTGGAAAATGTTCGTTGCGAAGATAGCAAGCGTAACGGATCCCGATGCGGTGATCCTGAAGCTCGAAAATATAGCGAGAAACCCATGAACGACCCGGTCCAAGGTCAAAATCCGGCGGCAGCCCCGTCTCAGGTCTCCAAGCCCGCGCGCATCATCGCGCTCGCCAACCAGAAAGGCGGCGTCGGCAAGACCACCACCGCCATCAACCTCGCGACAGCGCTTGCCGCCATCCGCCAAAAAGTCCTGATCGTCGATCTCGACCCGCAAGGCAATGCCTCGACCGGGATCGGAATCCCGAAGGCCAAGCGCGCGGTCAATGCCTACCACGCCCTCATTCACGAAACGCCGCTCAAGGACGCCATCATCCCGACCGAAATTCCGAACCTCCGCATCGTGCCGTCGGGGATCGATCTCTCCGGCGCCGAACTCGAACTGGTGGACGTGGAGCGCCGCGAATACCGCCTGAAGGAAGCGATTGCGGAAGGCGCCCGGGGCTACGACTACGTGTTCATCGACTGCCCGCCGGCGCTCGGGCTTCTCACCGTCAACGCCCTGGTCGCGGCCGACGCGGTGCTGGTCCCGCTGCAATGCGAGTTCTTCGCCCTCGAGGGCGTCAGCAGCCTGGTTCGCACCATCGAACGGGTGAAGAAGGCCTTCAATCCGGCGCTCGAAATCCAGGGCATCGTGCTGACCATGTTCGACCGGCGCAACAACCTCTCCGACATGGTCGCCAACGACGTGCGCGGCCACTTCGGCGAGAAGGTCTACAAGACGGTGATCCCGCGCAACGTGCGCGTGTCCGAAGCGCCGTCGCACGGCCGGCCGGTGATCGTCTACGACATGGCCTGCGCCGGGTCGCGGGCCTACCTGCACCTCGCAAGCGAAGTGATCCACCAAGAACGGCTGAGCGCGTGAGGGCACCATGGCCGAAGAGAAACGCAAGGGTCTGGGTCGCGGTCTCGCCGCGCTGCTGGGCGAGGACGCCGAAACGCCGGTGGTCGTCCACGCGCCGCCGCGCGGCGTGCGGACGCTGCCGATCGAACACCTGAAGCCGGGCAAATTCCAGCCGCGCCGGCGCATGGACGACGCGCCGATCCAGGAACTCGCCAAATCCATCGGCGCCAAGGGCATCCTGCAGCCGATCCTCGCGCGCAAGACGGGGGACGCCCCCGACAGCTACGAAATCATCGCCGGCGAACGACGCTGGCGGGCGGCGCAACTCGCCGGGCTCCATGAAGTGCCGGTGGTGGTCAAGGACCTCACCGACGCGGAGGCCCTCGAGGTCGCGCTGATCGAAAACCTCCAGCGCCAGGACCTGACGCCGCTCGAGGAAGCCGAGGGCTACAAGCGGCTGATGGAGGAATTCGCCCACACCCAGGAAAAGCTCGCCGAAACCGTGGGCAAAAGCCGCAGCCACGTGGCCAACATGATGCGGCTTCTCGCCCTGCCCGAGCCGGTCAAGGACATGCTGCAATCCGGGGAACTCACCGCCGGGCACGCGCGCGCGCTGCTGACTGCGTCCGATCCCGTCCAACTCGCGAGGCTGATCGCGAGCCGGGGCATGAGCGTGCGCGAAGCCGAACGGATGGCGGGGGCCGGCGTGCGGAAAACCGCCGCGCGCAAGGCGCCGATCAAGGACGCCGACACCCGCGCGCTCGAGAGCGATCTTGCCGCCAAGCTCGGCCTCAAGGTCGAAATCCGGCATCGGGGAAGCCAAGGCGGCACGCTCACCGTCCACTACACGATGCTCGAACAACTCGACGACGTGATCGCGCGCCTGAGCCGGGGCGGCGCCGCCGCCAAAGCGGGCATCAGCCCGGGGCCCATAGGCGCATCGTCCTCCGGCGCCTCTTCCGGCAAGCCGCCCGGGCGGATCGCGGTCACGCTTCGTCCGGTGAAGCCGACCGGAACCGGCTAAATTCCGCGCGGATCGCGGCGGTATTCATGACCAACGCCGCGATCTTTTTCGCCGACGACGCCTACAACACCGAGCGGCCCAAGCTGATGGGCCGCCACGTGGCGGGGCACGGCTTTCTCAAGGCGTACCTGAGCGACTCGTCAACCGGCGACCGCTGGGTCTACGTTGCCGACCGTGCTTCGCGCGAGGCGCTTCAAAAATATCTGCACGCTGTTCCCGCGGGCGCGCGTGTGCGGACGCTGGGACCGGAATCGATCGCCGACCTCGCCCGGCCGGGATGCCTGTTCTTTCCCGGACCGGCGCTCGCCGAAGCGGCGTGGCAGCGCCAGATGATCGGCGCGCGCGGCTGGAGCCTGTGCGGGGTGACTCACACGGTTTCCTCGGCGGTGGCGATGGATTCAATCGCCGCCCTCCTTACCGCGCCGCTGAAACCCTGGGACGCGCTGGTCTGCACGTCGGCGGCGGTGCGCGACGTCGCGCGCGCGGTCCTGGACGCCCAAGCCGAACATCTACGGACGCACCTGGGTGCAACGAAGATCGCATTACCTGAATTGCCCGTGATACCGCTCGGTGTCGATTGCCGGGAATTCGCGTTTTTGCCGGACGAACGGGAAGACGCGCGCGCGGCCCTCGGCCTCGGACCCAAGGACGTGGCCGTGCTGTTTCTGGGCCGGCTCTCGTTTCACGCCAAGGTTCATCCGCTCGCCATGTACCGCGCCCTCGAACGCGCCGCCCTGCGTCGAGGCGCGAACGACGGCCGGATCGTCTTGATCGAATGCGGTTGGCACGCCAACCAATTTATCGCCGATGCTTTTACGGAGGCCCGCAATCGCGTCGCGCCGTCCATCGGCCATGTTCTGCTCGA
Encoded proteins:
- a CDS encoding ParB/RepB/Spo0J family partition protein → MAEEKRKGLGRGLAALLGEDAETPVVVHAPPRGVRTLPIEHLKPGKFQPRRRMDDAPIQELAKSIGAKGILQPILARKTGDAPDSYEIIAGERRWRAAQLAGLHEVPVVVKDLTDAEALEVALIENLQRQDLTPLEEAEGYKRLMEEFAHTQEKLAETVGKSRSHVANMMRLLALPEPVKDMLQSGELTAGHARALLTASDPVQLARLIASRGMSVREAERMAGAGVRKTAARKAPIKDADTRALESDLAAKLGLKVEIRHRGSQGGTLTVHYTMLEQLDDVIARLSRGGAAAKAGISPGPIGASSSGASSGKPPGRIAVTLRPVKPTGTG